Below is a window of Acidobacteriota bacterium DNA.
CTGAAAGGCAACGTAGATTCCAGCCGAACCAAACACGATGATGGTCTTGATCATTTCCACCAGGAACAGGCCGGCAATGCAGATGACGGCGGGTACGACTCCGGCGACCATCAACGCAAAAACTGGAACGTGAGTGTGCGGAGAAAGCGTGCTCATCCTGGCGCCACCAAAAATCATCCGGTCGCGGCCATAGCTGTAGAGCAGGCGACTGGTCGCTGCTTCCAGGCTGATCAGGCACGAGAGGAACGAAACCATGACCACGGCGATCACGGCACGCAGTCCAACCGGACCGAGGGCAGCACGTAGCGTGGTCGTCACTGGATCCGCATCTTGCCCAGACAATGCGGCTTTCAAGTCCGGAATCGCCAGCACCAGAGCCAGGCAAACCAACATAGCCGCGAAGCCGCCGATATAGATGGTCATTCTCATCGCCTTGGGAATGGCACTGCTGGCGTTAGGGGTTTCCTCAGCCACGTCTCCGCAAGCTTCAAAGCCGTAATAGCAAAACATGGCAGCGACGCTCGACGCGAGAAACGCGGGTAAATAGTGCCCGTTGCTGCCGAGACCGAAACTTTGGAAGAGGACTCCGAAACTCTGATGACGAGCGGCGACCAGCAGGTATCCGCCGACGACGATTGCGCCCAGCAATTCGCAAACGAATCCAAACATCGCGACCCGGGCCAGAAGTTTCGTGCCGCTGACGTTGAGCGCGGTCGTCCCCGCGATCATGACCAGGGCGATCGCAACTTCTCCAACCTGGCTGACTTTGATGCCGACGAGCTGCGCCAAATAAGGAGCACC
It encodes the following:
- a CDS encoding amino acid permease is translated as MTTDRTAVNNDSAQLEALGYDSKFDRSMSLWQNFALGFTYLSPVVGVYTVFGFAIATGGPAMFWSYLFVGLGQLLVALVFGEIVSQFPIAGGLYPWARRLVGKRWAWMAGWVYLWALCTTIAAVAVGGAPYLAQLVGIKVSQVGEVAIALVMIAGTTALNVSGTKLLARVAMFGFVCELLGAIVVGGYLLVAARHQSFGVLFQSFGLGSNGHYLPAFLASSVAAMFCYYGFEACGDVAEETPNASSAIPKAMRMTIYIGGFAAMLVCLALVLAIPDLKAALSGQDADPVTTTLRAALGPVGLRAVIAVVMVSFLSCLISLEAATSRLLYSYGRDRMIFGGARMSTLSPHTHVPVFALMVAGVVPAVICIAGLFLVEMIKTIIVFGSAGIYVAFQMIVLGALVARAKGWKPSGAFRLGVWAWPVNLAALTYGVLAIVNMVWPRTPQDPWYRNYGMLVGTVFVLVSGLLYALLFKPYDRIDAPEGDAHLAHLGAPLVGESSAD